TCATTAAGGTCAGTGATTTAACTAAAGAAGAACATGTCGAAAGAGAGCTGGTTTTGATAAAGGTTACAACAGAAAACGGTAGTCGGGCGGAAATTATGGAGATTGTTGATATCTTCCGGGCAAAGATTATTGATGTTGGACAGAAAACCATAATTGTGGAAACCACTGGTGACGAAGATAAACTGAAAGCCTTGATTAACCTGCTGAAGCCTTTTGGAATAAAAGAGATAGTTAGAACAGGTAAAATCGCCCTATCCAGAGGAACGAAGGGGTAGTCGTAACCGTTCACCGCAGAGACACACAGACGCAGAGAAGA
This portion of the bacterium genome encodes:
- the ilvN gene encoding acetolactate synthase small subunit produces the protein MRHTISVLVENKFGVLARVAGLFSGRGFNIDSLCVAETDDPTMSMMTIVTHGDNKIIEQIEKQLNKLIDVIKVSDLTKEEHVERELVLIKVTTENGSRAEIMEIVDIFRAKIIDVGQKTIIVETTGDEDKLKALINLLKPFGIKEIVRTGKIALSRGTKG